Proteins from one Gibbsiella quercinecans genomic window:
- the aspA gene encoding aspartate ammonia-lyase: MSNNIRIEEDLLGTREVPAEAYYGIHTLRAIENFYISNSKISDVPEFVRGMVMVKKAAALANKELKAIPRNIADIIIRACDEVLDNGKCMDQFPVDVFQGGAGTSLNMNTNEVLANIGLELMGHQKGEYQYLNPNDHLNQSQSTNDAYPTGFRIAVYASILKLMDAINELREGFARKAQEFATILKMGRTQLQDAVPMTLGQEFKAFAVLLNEEVRNLQRTAELLLEVNLGATAIGTALNTPEGYQHLAVQKLAEVSNLPVVPAEDLIEATSDCGAYVMVHSALKRLAVKLSKICNDLRLLSSGPRAGLNEINLPQLQAGSSIMPAKVNPVVPEVVNQVCFKVIGNDSCVTMAAEAGQLQLNVMEPVIGQAMFESIHILTNACYNLLEKCVNGITANKAVCEHYVFNSIGIVTYLNPFIGHHNGDIVGKICAETGKSVREVVLERGLLTEAELDDIFSVDNLMHPAYKAKRYTDENGQ, from the coding sequence ATGTCAAACAACATTCGTATCGAAGAAGATCTGCTCGGCACCCGCGAAGTCCCCGCAGAGGCCTATTACGGCATTCATACCCTGCGTGCGATTGAAAACTTTTATATCAGCAACAGCAAAATCAGCGATGTCCCGGAGTTTGTGCGCGGCATGGTGATGGTGAAAAAAGCTGCCGCCCTGGCGAACAAAGAGCTGAAAGCCATCCCGCGCAATATCGCCGATATCATCATCCGCGCCTGTGATGAAGTGCTGGATAACGGCAAGTGCATGGATCAGTTCCCGGTGGATGTGTTCCAGGGCGGGGCGGGTACCTCGCTCAACATGAACACCAATGAAGTGCTGGCGAATATCGGCCTGGAGCTGATGGGCCACCAGAAGGGGGAGTACCAATACCTGAACCCCAACGATCACCTCAACCAGAGCCAGTCCACCAACGATGCGTACCCCACCGGTTTTCGCATTGCCGTCTATGCCTCGATCCTCAAACTGATGGATGCCATCAATGAACTGCGTGAAGGCTTTGCGCGCAAGGCGCAGGAGTTCGCCACCATTCTGAAGATGGGGCGCACCCAGTTGCAGGATGCAGTGCCGATGACGCTGGGCCAGGAGTTCAAGGCCTTTGCCGTGCTGCTGAATGAAGAGGTGCGCAACCTGCAGCGCACCGCAGAGCTGCTGCTGGAAGTGAACCTGGGGGCGACGGCGATCGGCACGGCGCTGAACACCCCGGAAGGCTACCAGCACCTGGCGGTGCAGAAACTGGCGGAAGTCAGCAACCTGCCGGTGGTGCCGGCGGAAGATCTGATCGAAGCCACCTCGGACTGCGGGGCCTACGTGATGGTGCACAGCGCGCTCAAGCGGCTGGCGGTGAAGCTATCGAAAATCTGTAACGATCTGCGGCTGCTGTCTTCTGGCCCGCGCGCCGGGCTGAACGAAATCAACCTGCCGCAGTTGCAGGCGGGCTCATCGATCATGCCGGCCAAGGTCAACCCGGTGGTGCCGGAAGTGGTGAACCAGGTGTGCTTTAAGGTGATCGGCAACGACAGCTGCGTGACCATGGCGGCCGAAGCCGGCCAGTTGCAGTTGAACGTGATGGAGCCGGTGATCGGCCAGGCGATGTTCGAATCCATTCATATCCTCACCAACGCCTGCTACAACCTGCTGGAAAAATGCGTCAATGGCATCACTGCCAACAAAGCGGTGTGCGAGCACTACGTGTTCAATTCAATCGGCATCGTCACCTATCTAAACCCGTTCATCGGCCACCACAACGGCGACATCGTGGGCAAGATCTGCGCCGAAACCGGCAAGAGCGTGCGCGAAGTGGTGCTGGAGCGCGGGCTGCTGACGGAAGCGGAGCTGGATGACATCTTCTCGGTCGATAACCTGATGCACCCGGCCTATAAGGCCAAGCGCTATACCGATGAAAATGGCCAATAA
- the cutA gene encoding divalent cation tolerance protein CutA, which produces MPDCDAVIILCTAPDEACAQALAERVLNEKLAACATLLPGARSLYYWEGQLEQAQEVQMLLKSDRHHQQALLECLKTHHPYQTPELLVVPVMAGEKDYLLWINASLN; this is translated from the coding sequence ATGCCTGACTGCGATGCCGTGATCATACTCTGTACCGCACCCGACGAGGCCTGCGCCCAGGCGTTGGCGGAGCGCGTGTTAAATGAGAAACTGGCGGCCTGCGCCACGCTGTTGCCGGGTGCGCGTTCGCTGTATTACTGGGAAGGCCAACTTGAGCAGGCGCAAGAGGTGCAGATGTTGCTGAAAAGCGATCGTCACCATCAGCAGGCTCTGCTTGAGTGCCTGAAAACACATCACCCCTACCAAACCCCAGAACTCTTGGTGGTGCCGGTGATGGCTGGAGAGAAAGACTACCTGTTATGGATCAACGCCTCATTAAATTGA
- a CDS encoding anaerobic C4-dicarboxylate transporter produces MLAVELIIVLLAIFLGARLGGIGIGFAGGLGVLVLALMGVKPGSIPFDVISIVMAVIAAISTMQVAGGMDFLVQQTEKLLRKNPRHITVLAPVVTYILTLFAGTGNISLSALPVIAEVAKEQGIKPSRPLSTAVVSAQIAITASPISAAVVYMTSVMEGRGVSYLSMLGVVIPSTFCAILLMALLVSWLFDARLSNDPVYQKRFEEGVIALRGNALKSVKPGAKISVLLFLLGVLSVVAYAIVNSPSVGLVETPLMSTTSAILVIMLSVATFITLLCRVDTDAILGSSTFKAGMSASICILGVAWLGDTFVQDNIGWIKATAGSVVQAHPWLLAVIFFFCSALLYSQAATAKALMPMALALNVSPLTAIASFAAVSGLFILPTYPTLVAAVQMDDTGTTRIGRFVFNHPFLIPGTIGVVLSVLFGFLLGSIML; encoded by the coding sequence ATGTTAGCGGTGGAATTGATTATCGTCCTGCTGGCGATTTTTCTGGGCGCCAGGCTGGGTGGTATCGGCATTGGCTTTGCCGGCGGCCTGGGCGTATTGGTGCTGGCGCTGATGGGCGTTAAACCGGGCAGTATTCCTTTTGATGTGATCTCGATTGTGATGGCGGTGATCGCCGCCATTTCAACCATGCAGGTTGCCGGCGGAATGGATTTTTTGGTGCAGCAGACGGAAAAGCTGCTGCGTAAAAACCCCAGGCATATTACCGTGTTGGCGCCTGTCGTCACTTACATCCTGACGCTGTTTGCCGGTACGGGCAATATTTCCCTGTCTGCGCTGCCGGTGATTGCCGAGGTGGCGAAAGAGCAGGGCATCAAGCCCTCGCGGCCGCTATCTACCGCTGTGGTATCCGCCCAGATCGCCATTACCGCTTCGCCGATTTCTGCCGCCGTTGTTTATATGACTTCGGTTATGGAAGGGCGCGGGGTGAGCTACCTGAGCATGCTGGGGGTGGTTATTCCTTCTACCTTCTGCGCCATACTGTTGATGGCGCTGCTGGTGAGCTGGCTGTTTGATGCGCGTTTGTCTAACGATCCGGTCTACCAGAAACGTTTTGAAGAGGGGGTGATCGCTTTGCGCGGCAATGCCCTGAAGAGCGTGAAGCCCGGCGCCAAAATTTCTGTGTTGCTGTTTTTGCTCGGCGTGCTGAGCGTGGTGGCCTATGCGATCGTCAACAGCCCGAGCGTTGGCCTGGTGGAGACGCCGTTGATGAGTACCACCAGTGCGATTTTGGTGATCATGCTGAGTGTGGCGACCTTCATTACCCTGCTGTGCCGGGTGGATACCGATGCGATTTTGGGCTCCAGCACGTTTAAGGCCGGCATGAGCGCCAGTATCTGTATTCTGGGGGTAGCCTGGTTGGGCGACACCTTTGTGCAGGACAATATCGGCTGGATTAAGGCCACGGCGGGTAGCGTGGTGCAAGCGCACCCATGGCTGCTGGCGGTGATCTTCTTCTTCTGCTCGGCGTTATTATATTCCCAGGCGGCGACGGCCAAGGCGCTGATGCCGATGGCGTTGGCGCTGAATGTCAGCCCACTGACGGCGATTGCCTCGTTTGCCGCCGTTTCCGGCCTGTTTATTTTGCCCACTTACCCAACGTTGGTGGCCGCGGTGCAGATGGATGATACCGGCACCACCCGCATTGGCCGCTTTGTGTTTAACCATCCGTTTCTTATTCCCGGCACCATCGGTGTGGTGCTGTCGGTGTTGTTCGGGTTTTTATTGGGCAGCATCATGCTGTGA
- the dicD gene encoding division control transcriptional repressor DicD produces the protein MQREHVLDTALGLLEQYGLASMTLEMLAKQLSVQPHDFSPFWPDREALLYDCLRYHGQQIDTWRRQLLLDENLSSQQKLLARYDVLAEYVRNGRYPGCLFIAACSFYPEPEHPIHLLAEQQKQSSLALTRDLLREMEADDADMVAQQMELIQEGCLSKLLVKRQLQDVFMAKRLAEDVLQVAQCRKHGALG, from the coding sequence GTGCAACGTGAACACGTTCTTGATACCGCCTTGGGGCTGTTGGAACAATACGGCCTGGCGAGCATGACCCTTGAGATGCTGGCGAAGCAGTTGAGCGTGCAGCCGCACGATTTCAGCCCCTTTTGGCCAGACAGAGAAGCCCTGCTGTATGATTGCCTACGCTATCATGGGCAGCAGATCGATACCTGGCGCCGGCAGCTGTTGTTGGATGAAAACCTGTCGTCGCAACAGAAATTGCTCGCGCGCTATGACGTGCTGGCCGAATACGTGCGCAATGGCCGCTATCCAGGTTGCCTGTTTATCGCCGCCTGCAGCTTTTACCCAGAGCCGGAACATCCCATTCATCTGTTGGCGGAACAGCAAAAGCAGAGCTCGCTGGCGTTGACGCGCGATCTGTTGCGTGAGATGGAGGCAGACGATGCGGACATGGTGGCGCAGCAGATGGAGCTGATTCAGGAGGGGTGCCTGAGCAAACTGCTGGTAAAACGCCAGCTCCAGGATGTCTTCATGGCCAAACGGCTAGCGGAGGATGTCTTACAGGTGGCGCAGTGCCGTAAACACGGCGCATTGGGCTGA
- a CDS encoding protein-disulfide reductase DsbD, producing the protein MDQRLIKLILLLCSLLFLPQAAQASLFGQTSGSQFVPVDQAFAFDFKQQGSQLMLNWQIRPGYYLYRQQIKWVPQQAVLGPFALPVGLPHKDEFFGEVQIYQQKLQLAIPLQQAAEHASLSITYQGCAEAGFCYPPETRVIPLDAVAATAPAGAPSPAGPNPASPPFSPLWALLFGIGIAFTPCVLPMYPLISSIILGGKRPPSTSRTLILALVYVQGMALTYTLLGLVVAAAGLQFQAALQHPYVLIGLSLMFIALALSMFGLYSLQLPTGLQTRLAQWSNTQQGGSLAGVFVMGALAGLICSPCTTAPLSAILLYIAQSGNLLSGAGTLYLYALGMGIPLVVVTLFGNRLLPRSGPWMQYVKEAFGFVILALPVFLLERVIGEVWGLRLWSLLGLAFFGWAFLLSLKTAQRWARIAQILLLAAAVIAARPLQDWAFGGAPAQQAPQSGLAFMPIHNVAQLDQALRQAQGKPVMLDLYADWCVACKEFEKYTFSDAGVQAALAGAVLLQADVTANNAEQAVLLKHLQVLGLPTILFFDAAGRELPASRVTGFMDAAAFHTHLQKTVL; encoded by the coding sequence ATGGATCAACGCCTCATTAAATTGATTTTGCTGCTTTGCAGCCTGCTGTTTTTGCCGCAGGCGGCTCAGGCTTCGCTGTTTGGGCAAACGAGCGGCAGCCAGTTTGTGCCTGTCGATCAGGCCTTTGCCTTCGATTTTAAACAACAGGGCAGCCAGCTAATGCTGAACTGGCAAATCCGCCCCGGTTATTATCTCTACCGCCAGCAGATTAAATGGGTGCCGCAGCAAGCGGTGCTGGGGCCGTTTGCGTTGCCCGTCGGGCTGCCCCACAAAGATGAGTTCTTCGGCGAGGTGCAAATTTACCAGCAGAAGCTGCAACTGGCGATCCCGTTGCAGCAGGCGGCCGAACACGCCAGCCTGAGCATTACCTACCAGGGCTGCGCGGAAGCGGGGTTCTGTTACCCACCGGAAACGCGGGTGATCCCGCTGGACGCGGTGGCGGCAACGGCCCCGGCCGGCGCTCCGTCACCGGCCGGCCCCAACCCGGCCAGCCCGCCGTTCTCACCGCTGTGGGCCTTGCTGTTTGGCATTGGCATCGCGTTTACCCCCTGCGTGCTGCCGATGTACCCGCTGATTTCCAGCATTATTCTCGGCGGCAAACGCCCGCCCAGCACCAGCCGCACCTTGATACTGGCGCTGGTGTATGTGCAGGGGATGGCATTGACCTATACCCTGCTTGGGCTGGTGGTGGCCGCCGCCGGGCTGCAGTTCCAAGCGGCCTTGCAGCACCCGTATGTGTTGATCGGCCTTTCGCTGATGTTTATCGCGCTGGCGCTGTCGATGTTCGGGCTGTATTCGTTGCAACTGCCCACGGGCTTGCAAACCCGTTTGGCGCAGTGGAGCAACACACAGCAGGGCGGCTCATTGGCCGGGGTGTTTGTGATGGGCGCGTTGGCCGGCCTGATTTGTTCACCTTGCACCACAGCACCGCTTAGCGCCATTCTGTTGTATATCGCGCAAAGCGGCAACCTGCTAAGTGGGGCGGGAACGCTGTATTTATATGCTCTGGGGATGGGGATCCCGTTGGTGGTGGTGACGTTGTTCGGCAACCGCTTGCTGCCGCGCAGCGGGCCGTGGATGCAGTATGTTAAAGAGGCCTTTGGCTTTGTGATCCTTGCGCTGCCGGTGTTCCTGTTAGAACGGGTGATTGGCGAGGTATGGGGCCTGCGGCTTTGGAGCTTGCTTGGCCTGGCTTTCTTCGGCTGGGCATTTCTGCTGAGCCTGAAAACGGCGCAACGTTGGGCGCGCATCGCCCAAATCCTGTTGTTGGCCGCCGCAGTCATCGCCGCCCGGCCGTTGCAAGATTGGGCCTTTGGCGGCGCACCTGCTCAACAGGCCCCGCAGTCAGGCTTGGCGTTTATGCCTATCCACAATGTGGCGCAGTTGGATCAAGCGTTACGTCAGGCGCAGGGGAAGCCGGTGATGCTGGATCTGTACGCCGATTGGTGTGTGGCATGCAAAGAGTTTGAGAAATATACGTTCAGCGATGCCGGCGTACAGGCGGCATTAGCCGGAGCCGTGCTGCTGCAGGCCGATGTGACGGCCAACAATGCGGAGCAGGCGGTATTATTGAAGCACCTACAGGTGCTGGGGCTACCCACCATTTTGTTCTTCGATGCCGCCGGGCGCGAACTGCCCGCCAGCCGGGTGACGGGTTTTATGGATGCCGCGGCGTTCCATACACATTTGCAGAAAACCGTGCTGTAA
- a CDS encoding TetR family transcriptional regulator, translating to MAWDTEGTKRKILNAAVVQFAELGPDGATIELVAKTAGVNKERVYKYFGDKQSLFKTVLSEELAKVAQAVAIEALTVEDIGEYAGRAYDYHREHPELNRLLRWEGLVLNGKVPDEDVRRKFYIVKTQAIKDAQEAGIVTRDFDADHLAFLILGLAGWWAALPQVARMFAGTDDAREHARRRASVVLAAHRLALAP from the coding sequence ATGGCTTGGGATACCGAGGGCACTAAACGAAAAATTTTGAACGCAGCAGTAGTTCAGTTTGCGGAACTGGGGCCCGATGGCGCCACCATTGAGTTGGTTGCGAAAACAGCAGGAGTTAACAAAGAAAGAGTTTATAAATATTTTGGCGACAAACAATCTTTGTTCAAGACAGTCCTGAGTGAAGAGTTGGCAAAAGTCGCGCAGGCAGTGGCGATTGAGGCATTGACCGTTGAAGATATCGGTGAATATGCGGGTCGGGCTTATGATTATCATCGTGAACACCCGGAACTCAACAGGCTTCTACGCTGGGAAGGGTTGGTACTAAATGGAAAAGTACCCGATGAAGATGTACGGCGTAAATTCTATATAGTCAAAACTCAAGCTATTAAGGATGCTCAAGAAGCCGGAATAGTCACCCGTGATTTTGATGCCGATCACCTGGCCTTCCTGATTCTGGGGCTGGCTGGATGGTGGGCTGCATTACCCCAAGTTGCACGTATGTTTGCGGGAACTGATGATGCTCGCGAACATGCTCGCCGCAGGGCTTCTGTCGTGCTGGCGGCTCATCGTCTGGCGCTAGCGCCATAA
- a CDS encoding FxsA family protein has product MRWLPFLLIFLLVYIEISLFIKVAAVLGVAVTLLLVIFTSCVGVSLVRNQGVKTFVQMQQKLAAGESPAAEMVKSVSLVLAGFLLLVPGFFTDFLGLLLLLPPVQKSLTLKLMPHLSVYRPGGWGGGAANGNTFDGEFQRKDHDGHLLDHQPDDHNKRNDDR; this is encoded by the coding sequence GTGCGCTGGTTACCCTTCTTGCTGATATTTCTGTTGGTTTACATAGAAATATCCTTATTTATCAAAGTCGCCGCAGTCCTTGGCGTTGCAGTCACCCTGCTGCTGGTGATTTTCACCTCCTGCGTCGGCGTTTCGCTGGTGCGCAACCAAGGCGTCAAAACCTTTGTGCAGATGCAGCAGAAGCTGGCCGCGGGCGAAAGCCCAGCAGCAGAGATGGTGAAAAGCGTGTCGCTGGTGTTGGCCGGTTTCCTGCTGTTGGTGCCCGGTTTCTTTACCGATTTCCTCGGCCTGCTGCTGTTGCTGCCGCCGGTTCAGAAATCCCTGACGCTGAAGCTGATGCCGCATCTTTCCGTTTACCGTCCCGGCGGCTGGGGCGGTGGCGCCGCCAACGGCAACACCTTCGACGGTGAATTTCAGCGCAAAGACCACGATGGCCACCTGCTTGATCACCAGCCGGACGATCACAATAAACGTAACGACGATCGCTAA